One Leptospira fainei serovar Hurstbridge str. BUT 6 DNA window includes the following coding sequences:
- a CDS encoding O-antigen ligase family protein, with amino-acid sequence MPIHKKTELTLARKRVLIPWIVCIVTVSFLFSFLLYYPLSFRFPIVGCALLWIGICFLKPKFGLFLLFAVLPLFGNHPGGRFMEIMDFLLLTWLCGAYSTVKRADARILIFFKSIGGMLSVGFVFAGLLGLLFQPDILTDLEHYRINPFFFFRSGELEPMYPLKMILVTISIYLLFVLAGAFKREKGDFRIPTVLFGGLLTGFSVTLIIGYLEFIFPTVSNWLDLYHIWLGGYVDRNIPHSVLSFHLSGSRSIQSLFWNRSWYAMYLIACLPFGALYLTNFFRRRRFIAFGYNISFLLISSLLLGFGYTLFLIGARGAFIAFGITVFGFLSMTVLSLKKDSGFSRVFALRTTGLLLCLALLFPFLFAKEFGFLSGGEERKELFSAGILLSSYSPIFGGGMESYAWGNEHFLKGVDKGTRLHSSHNQFLQVLSGEGIFGLFFFCALWGIAFYRGIRFSISKKGLIHRVIISSFLGIFAYSWLQEWFFLRAIQIPFWILLLSMIGKRRATVREFKLFLYVFCGLLVAAVFFAGKKTSRYGTFFPPDRIGESYLLEGKGWMEISASGKILLEADFPFLQESANQKRILKFSNNDSEARVIHIEPKMKVEFPIFPGELNWVCEADTGDEKRTGERRNFFQRLLSERVEDPEPRKICLKFSTTP; translated from the coding sequence ATGCCAATTCATAAAAAAACCGAACTTACGCTTGCTCGTAAGAGAGTCCTTATCCCATGGATCGTTTGCATTGTTACGGTTTCGTTTTTATTTTCGTTTCTTCTCTATTATCCGCTTTCGTTTCGTTTCCCAATCGTCGGTTGCGCGCTTCTTTGGATTGGAATCTGTTTTTTAAAACCTAAGTTCGGTTTGTTCCTGCTGTTTGCCGTTCTTCCTTTGTTTGGAAATCATCCGGGCGGACGCTTCATGGAAATCATGGATTTTCTGTTGCTTACTTGGCTTTGTGGGGCTTATTCGACCGTGAAGCGAGCGGATGCTCGCATTCTTATTTTTTTTAAAAGTATCGGAGGAATGTTATCAGTCGGTTTCGTTTTTGCCGGCCTCCTTGGACTACTTTTCCAGCCGGACATTCTAACGGACTTGGAACACTATCGAATCAATCCGTTTTTCTTTTTTCGTTCTGGCGAATTGGAACCTATGTATCCCTTAAAAATGATACTCGTAACGATTTCCATTTACCTCTTGTTCGTACTAGCGGGGGCCTTCAAGCGGGAGAAAGGAGATTTCAGAATTCCGACCGTTTTATTTGGCGGACTATTGACCGGCTTTAGTGTGACTCTCATTATCGGGTATTTGGAATTTATTTTTCCTACAGTATCCAACTGGTTGGATTTATATCATATTTGGCTGGGAGGATACGTTGATCGAAACATTCCTCATTCTGTACTTTCTTTCCATTTATCGGGCAGTCGCAGCATTCAATCCCTTTTTTGGAATAGAAGTTGGTACGCGATGTATTTAATTGCGTGCCTTCCATTCGGGGCTCTGTATTTAACGAATTTCTTTCGTAGACGGCGCTTCATTGCATTCGGTTACAATATTTCGTTTTTATTAATTTCCTCCCTGTTATTAGGTTTTGGATATACTTTGTTTTTGATCGGAGCTCGCGGAGCCTTCATCGCTTTCGGCATTACCGTCTTCGGTTTTCTATCGATGACCGTTTTGTCTTTGAAAAAAGACTCCGGTTTTTCCAGAGTATTTGCCTTACGAACGACTGGGTTACTGCTCTGTTTAGCGTTGTTATTTCCTTTTCTCTTTGCGAAGGAATTCGGATTTCTTTCCGGCGGAGAAGAGCGAAAGGAGTTATTCTCCGCAGGTATTTTACTTTCTTCTTATTCTCCGATTTTTGGCGGTGGGATGGAGTCTTATGCTTGGGGTAACGAGCATTTTTTGAAGGGGGTAGATAAAGGGACCAGATTGCACTCTTCCCATAACCAATTCTTACAGGTTTTGTCGGGAGAAGGAATCTTCGGATTATTTTTCTTTTGCGCATTATGGGGAATCGCCTTTTATCGCGGGATTCGTTTTTCAATAAGTAAAAAGGGACTTATTCATCGAGTCATTATATCGTCTTTTCTGGGAATTTTCGCATATAGCTGGCTGCAAGAATGGTTTTTCCTAAGAGCGATACAAATTCCTTTTTGGATATTATTATTATCAATGATCGGTAAGCGAAGAGCGACGGTTCGCGAATTCAAATTATTTCTGTATGTTTTTTGCGGGTTGTTAGTTGCGGCTGTCTTCTTTGCAGGTAAAAAAACCTCCCGATACGGGACATTTTTTCCGCCCGATCGAATCGGGGAATCGTATCTATTGGAAGGCAAAGGATGGATGGAAATTTCCGCGTCCGGAAAAATTCTTTTGGAAGCCGATTTTCCTTTTTTGCAAGAGTCTGCGAATCAAAAAAGAATTTTAAAATTCTCTAATAATGATTCCGAAGCACGGGTTATTCATATCGAGCCTAAGATGAAAGTGGAGTTTCCGATTTTTCCGGGAGAATTGAATTGGGTCTGCGAAGCCGACACCGGCGACGAGAAGAGAACGGGTGAGCGGAGAAATTTCTTTCAAAGGCTTTTGTCCGAACGGGTGGAAGATCCGGAGCCTAGAAAAATCTGTCTTAAATTTTCCACGACTCCATAG
- a CDS encoding LIC_11090 family protein has translation MKGTTLVLIHCFLFHSLVFGSGFFGGILADEIKLCECNHGSKKETHATDEDLSFKTKLATEDSSRSHTDDTNHHLPDCQSADAGEVHKCSCSKAKDKVAFFTGTLVQQIFALDAFGFFPNLEESNILSLQTRISGLYLSSDIDRPPSFY, from the coding sequence ATGAAGGGAACGACTCTCGTATTGATCCACTGCTTCTTGTTTCATAGCCTAGTTTTCGGTAGTGGGTTTTTCGGTGGCATCCTTGCCGACGAAATCAAACTTTGCGAATGCAATCATGGTAGCAAAAAGGAAACCCATGCAACGGACGAAGATTTATCGTTCAAAACTAAACTAGCCACCGAAGACTCCTCCCGTTCGCATACTGACGACACGAATCATCATTTACCCGATTGCCAATCCGCCGATGCGGGAGAAGTTCATAAATGTTCTTGCTCGAAAGCAAAGGACAAGGTGGCCTTCTTTACTGGAACGCTTGTTCAGCAGATATTCGCGCTGGACGCTTTTGGATTTTTCCCTAACCTGGAAGAATCGAACATTTTGTCCTTACAAACCCGAATCTCCGGCCTGTACCTTTCAAGCGATATCGATCGTCCTCCTAGCTTCTACTGA
- a CDS encoding MbnP family copper-binding protein, whose protein sequence is MFFLKTTIRALLLSSTVAFLGSCNGNTEKSNMPWLLAGLLASGPLPGIRFKAMAGSSLIECGKDISGHALFRTTGTKSVSEGIGPTYHIAEIMPISLKDLRLYVSNLTLIEADGSETKPVFTADGKWQNSSVALLDFENLSGDCTGTSDTNSLVKITIPNKLYKGIRFEVGVPEEFNHQNPALANSPLNVSGLAWGWAMGYRFLIAEFVSHDPTANGNTAVFHLGSGGCSMSAPYACARPNRAVIDLQPAGGYNPSTQSVKLDLKALVNGWDIRSGSISCHSESAMTCASPFTNLGIDFSTGNLSGIQSVFSISNE, encoded by the coding sequence ATGTTCTTTTTAAAAACAACAATACGTGCGCTACTTTTATCATCAACCGTTGCATTCTTAGGCAGCTGTAACGGAAACACAGAAAAATCAAATATGCCTTGGCTGCTCGCGGGGTTACTTGCGAGCGGCCCTCTCCCCGGAATACGTTTCAAGGCAATGGCAGGATCTAGCCTCATAGAATGCGGTAAAGATATTTCAGGCCACGCCCTCTTTCGGACCACCGGAACGAAATCGGTTTCGGAAGGAATCGGACCGACTTATCATATAGCGGAAATTATGCCGATCAGCCTAAAAGACCTAAGACTTTACGTTTCCAATCTAACCTTGATCGAAGCTGATGGTTCCGAAACGAAACCGGTATTTACGGCAGACGGCAAATGGCAGAACTCGTCCGTAGCTTTACTGGATTTTGAAAATCTTTCGGGGGATTGTACGGGCACATCCGACACGAATTCCCTCGTGAAAATTACGATACCGAATAAGTTATACAAAGGCATTCGCTTTGAAGTTGGAGTTCCCGAGGAATTCAACCATCAAAATCCGGCTCTCGCGAACAGTCCCTTAAACGTCAGCGGACTAGCATGGGGTTGGGCGATGGGCTATCGTTTTTTAATCGCCGAATTCGTTTCTCATGACCCGACTGCGAACGGAAATACCGCCGTATTTCATTTGGGTTCGGGAGGATGTTCAATGTCGGCGCCTTATGCCTGCGCAAGACCCAACCGGGCGGTCATCGATCTACAACCTGCCGGCGGGTACAATCCTTCGACTCAATCCGTAAAATTGGATCTCAAGGCTCTCGTCAACGGTTGGGATATCCGCTCGGGAAGTATCTCTTGTCATTCCGAGAGCGCAATGACTTGTGCATCCCCCTTTACAAACCTGGGAATCGATTTTTCCACCGGAAACTTGTCCGGAATCCAATCGGTTTTTTCGATCTCAAACGAATAG